Genomic segment of Nitrospinota bacterium:
TCGTGGGTCTTGCCTGCATAAACATCGTTGTCGCCGCGAATGCCGGAGGGGCTTTCAGCCCGTTTGGAGACATTACCACCCTGATGGTCTGGCAGAAGGGGATAGTCGATTTCACCACATTTTTCTACCTCTTCATACCTTCCGTGATCAATTTTGTTGTTCCAGCCGGAATAATGCACTTTGCGATACCGGATGAACATCCGGAACCCACCGGCGAGACGATAGAAATGAGGCGTGGGGCGAAGAGGATAATTTTTCTTTTCATACTCACAATTATCACAGCCGTTTCTTTCCATCAGTTTTTCCATCTCCCTCCGATGATGGGGATGATGACCGGACTCGGCTACCTGAAATTCTTTGCATATTATCTGAAGATCACACATGGCCCGCAGGATGAAGTGACCGGACAAAGGAAGAGACTACGACCGGAAGAGGTTTTGGCAAAGAGAGAGGCGGGGGAGAGCATAACGCCATTCGATGTTTTCAACAAGGTGGCAAAGGCTGAGTGGGACACGTTGCTCTTCTTTTACGGGGTAATACTCTGTGTAGGAGGTCTTGGATTCATCGGATATCTTTCTATGGTCTCGGAAACCATGTATGTACAGATGGGGCCCACATTCGCAAACGTTATGGTCGGGATACTTTCCGCAATCGTAGATAATATTCCTGTAATGTTCGCCGTGCTGACAATGAATCCTGACATGGTGTTGGGGCAATGGCTTCTGGTTACCTTGACAGCTGGAGTAGGTGGGAGCCTTCTCTCAATTGGAAGCGCGGCCGGAGTGGCATTAATGGGTGCCGCAAAAGGGAAGTATACATTTTTCGGTCACCTGAAATGGATGCCGGTAATTGCTCTAGGGTATGCCTTGAGCATTATTGCCCACCTTTGGCTAAATTCTTCCACTTTTGAAAGGGCGGCAAATATTTGTAAAACTTGTGGTTAAGGCATGAAAACAACTCTGGATGTTGGCTTAGCTTTTTGTGCGAAAGTGAAATATAATTATAGAGACGTGGGACTGATATTATTTTCAGAATTATTGGAGGATTAAATGTCTATTGTAATTAACAGGAGGGCGGTTCAATGAAGAACACCTTGTTTAGGATATTCGGCCTGGCGCTGATGCTTTCTGCCGTTTCTATTTATGGGTGCGGCGACTCACTTTTTACAGGAGTTCCGGGAAACGGGGAGGGATCACCAGCAGCTGAAGAGTTCGACGGAGTAATCAAGCTTGATGAAGGGGACTACATGTCCGTCTTATCCCAAAGCAATCCAAATCCAATCGACTACTGTGCCGCAGCGATGGGAAAGGCTGGTTACAGCGCGGCTGGATTAGTCAAAATGATCACAGCGATGAACGATACAGGCGGTGACATGAGCGCTATTTTTGCCATTACTTCCGACCCAAAATCGATTAAATATCTTAAAGCTTGCAAAACAAACTTTCTGAATGACGCTTTAGCGGCTGATCCCAACAACGTTGAATACCGGCTTATGAGCCGAATTATATCGATACCGACAATAACCAACGCGATAACTGCTTTGGCGGATGCTGTCAGTGCGGCAGGAGGGGGCACACCGATAGATATCACGGATGGACTGGATGACGCAGAACTCCAGGCGCTTGGAACAAGCCTTGTAAACGATCCCTATCAAAGAATTGATTCAAATGGCGACGGAGTAATATGCGGAGACGCGAATGATAATCTTGTGGACAAAAATGGCGCTGCATGTTCTCCCCTTGATGACAAGCTTCTCACGACTGTTGCGAACAACCTCACCGACCTTGTAGCCGTCAGTGGCGGTAGTACGGATGGTTCCGCGGTAGATACAGCTCTTTCAACTGTTGGATCAACATTCGATGCAAACAATGACGGTACCTTCTCGGATGACGAGATATCAAATTATCTAGCAACATTTGGCACAACTCCAGCGAAACCGGTGATGTGATGAGAATGATTAATATGGTAGCCAGGGGAGAGGTAATGAGAAAGCTGCT
This window contains:
- the nhaD gene encoding sodium:proton antiporter NhaD, which encodes MGKKSTVVSLAFLSAIFAFPFVVFASGGSGEHIDLTSHWVGYTSLTIFIIAYLFVMAEEFTHLRKSKPVVLVAGIIWAMIAVVYSNHGFTHQAEEAVRHNILEYAELFLFLLVAMTYINTMQERLVFATLRVWLVARGFGYRQLFWITGILAFFISPVADNLTTALLMCAVVMAVGVNNAKFVGLACINIVVAANAGGAFSPFGDITTLMVWQKGIVDFTTFFYLFIPSVINFVVPAGIMHFAIPDEHPEPTGETIEMRRGAKRIIFLFILTIITAVSFHQFFHLPPMMGMMTGLGYLKFFAYYLKITHGPQDEVTGQRKRLRPEEVLAKREAGESITPFDVFNKVAKAEWDTLLFFYGVILCVGGLGFIGYLSMVSETMYVQMGPTFANVMVGILSAIVDNIPVMFAVLTMNPDMVLGQWLLVTLTAGVGGSLLSIGSAAGVALMGAAKGKYTFFGHLKWMPVIALGYALSIIAHLWLNSSTFERAANICKTCG